From the genome of Amycolatopsis sp. NBC_01488, one region includes:
- a CDS encoding metalloregulator ArsR/SmtB family transcription factor, whose amino-acid sequence MYLRAVSSEEPPVFVRVMADPVRWRLVRALAAGDRRVRELVAAVGQPQNLVSYHLRQLRSAGLVTARRSSFDGRDSYYHLDLTRCADAWAEAGAALHPGFGSPAGVTGPRPRRPRVLFLCTGNSGRSPLAEALLRHRTRGAVEVASAGSHPKPLHPDAVRAAAERGITLEHEPAHWDSLRRRRFDWVISLCDKVREVAPAFPGRPVTIHWSLPDPAREPDPGGDTLPAFRCTAAELDTRIRFLPFAPATDVEQSRT is encoded by the coding sequence ATGTATCTTCGGGCGGTGTCGTCCGAGGAGCCGCCGGTGTTCGTGCGGGTGATGGCCGATCCCGTGCGGTGGCGGCTGGTGCGTGCGCTGGCCGCCGGTGACCGGCGGGTCCGTGAGCTGGTGGCGGCGGTCGGGCAGCCGCAGAACCTCGTGTCCTACCACCTGCGGCAGCTGCGGTCGGCCGGTCTGGTGACCGCGCGGCGCAGCAGCTTCGACGGCCGGGACAGCTACTACCACCTGGATCTCACGCGGTGCGCGGACGCGTGGGCCGAGGCCGGGGCGGCGCTGCACCCGGGGTTCGGCTCCCCGGCCGGGGTCACCGGACCGCGCCCACGCCGTCCGCGGGTGCTGTTCCTGTGCACGGGCAACAGCGGCCGTTCGCCGCTGGCGGAGGCGTTGCTGCGGCACCGCACCCGGGGTGCGGTCGAGGTGGCCAGCGCCGGCAGCCATCCGAAACCGCTGCACCCCGACGCCGTGCGCGCGGCCGCCGAGCGGGGGATCACCCTCGAGCACGAGCCGGCCCACTGGGATTCGCTGCGGCGACGGCGGTTCGACTGGGTGATCAGCCTGTGCGACAAGGTCCGGGAGGTCGCCCCGGCCTTCCCCGGACGGCCGGTGACGATCCACTGGAGCCTGCCCGACCCGGCCCGCGAACCCGATCCCGGCGGCGACACCCTGCCCGCGTTCCGGTGCACCGCCGCCGAGCTGGACACCCGGATCCGGTTCCTGCCTTTCGCTCCGGCCACCGATGTCGAGCAGAGCCGAACATGA
- a CDS encoding MarR family winged helix-turn-helix transcriptional regulator: protein MPRSSPALDATDVDAVTDAVLTASRLLVAVSARSIAAAGDTITLPQFRLLVVLQTRGPLKHADLAEYLQVTPSTASRMVDRLVTVGMVDRQHSTVSRREIVLALTREGTKVVRQVTARRRKEIAKIVARMPDEARHGLVDVLTAFTEAGGEPPASAVAPEAVWT, encoded by the coding sequence ATGCCTCGCAGCTCCCCCGCCCTCGACGCGACGGACGTCGACGCTGTCACCGACGCCGTGCTGACCGCCTCCCGCCTGCTGGTCGCGGTTTCGGCCCGCTCGATCGCCGCCGCGGGCGACACGATCACGCTGCCGCAGTTCCGGCTGCTGGTCGTGCTGCAGACGCGCGGACCGCTTAAGCACGCCGACCTCGCGGAGTACCTGCAGGTCACGCCGTCGACCGCGAGCCGGATGGTCGACCGGCTCGTCACGGTCGGCATGGTCGACCGGCAGCACAGCACCGTCTCCCGCCGGGAGATCGTGCTGGCGCTGACCCGCGAGGGCACGAAGGTGGTCCGCCAGGTGACCGCGCGCCGGCGCAAGGAGATCGCGAAGATCGTCGCCCGCATGCCCGACGAGGCCCGCCACGGCCTGGTCGACGTCCTCACCGCCTTCACCGAGGCCGGCGGCGAACCGCCCGCCTCGGCCGTCGCTCCCGAAGCCGTCTGGACCTGA
- a CDS encoding chloride channel protein → MAVRRVPVPVRQPVGRWVRESRSGLVGLAVLIGAGAGLGAIAFRWLITTFTRLFSGHADYSDAGRAAHPWFPELGPWFLLLAPVVAGLVYGPLVSRFAPEARGHGVPEVMYAVAERGGRIPAQVSAVKALASALTIGSGGSVGREGPIVQIGSALGSTLGRVTRLPESRLRVLVACGAAGGIAATFNAPLAGPFFAMELILRDFAAESFGAVVLASVTAGVVGRAAFGNTAFLDLPPFTLRNPVEYLLFVVLGVVVGACGVLFTRVLYRIEDFCDRVWRGPEWLRPAAGGLLLGGLLLVLPQMYGVGYPVLQNAVEGKYLIGFLLLLLVGKIVATSLTIGIGGSGGVFAPSLFIGAMGGTAFGIVVHAWLPSLTASPGVYGLVGMGAAFAGAARAPITAVIVLFELTGQYTIILPMLTAIVIATATSRTLSRDTIYTLKLRRRGVDLDRHPQERRLAATTVEAVAEPLPGPLPAGTSLERAAHDLAVSGHGILPVIDEDGRYQGCVTAQAVAEALGDDYDGTVGKLAELPPLVTCETSLADALTALANAPGTGLPVLDGDHRLTGWLTHQAVLSALSGQHTRA, encoded by the coding sequence ATGGCGGTCAGGCGCGTTCCGGTCCCGGTCCGGCAGCCGGTCGGGAGGTGGGTGCGGGAAAGCCGGAGCGGCCTGGTCGGCTTGGCCGTCCTCATCGGCGCCGGTGCCGGCCTCGGCGCGATCGCGTTCCGCTGGCTGATCACGACGTTCACCCGGCTGTTCTCCGGCCACGCCGACTACTCCGACGCGGGCCGGGCCGCCCATCCGTGGTTCCCGGAGCTGGGGCCGTGGTTCCTGCTGCTGGCGCCGGTGGTGGCCGGGCTGGTCTACGGGCCGCTGGTGTCCAGGTTCGCCCCGGAAGCCCGCGGTCACGGCGTGCCGGAGGTCATGTACGCGGTCGCTGAGCGTGGCGGGCGGATTCCGGCTCAGGTGAGTGCGGTGAAGGCGCTGGCCTCGGCGTTGACCATCGGGTCCGGCGGGTCGGTCGGGCGGGAAGGCCCGATCGTGCAGATCGGCTCGGCGCTGGGCTCGACCCTGGGCCGCGTGACGCGGCTGCCGGAGTCCCGGCTGCGGGTGCTGGTCGCGTGTGGTGCGGCGGGCGGGATCGCGGCGACGTTCAACGCCCCGCTGGCGGGACCGTTCTTCGCGATGGAACTGATCCTGCGCGACTTCGCCGCGGAATCCTTCGGCGCGGTCGTGCTCGCGAGCGTCACCGCCGGCGTGGTCGGCCGGGCCGCGTTCGGGAACACCGCGTTCCTCGACCTGCCGCCGTTCACGCTGCGCAACCCGGTGGAGTACCTGCTGTTCGTCGTGCTCGGGGTGGTCGTGGGCGCCTGCGGTGTCCTGTTCACCCGGGTCCTGTACCGGATCGAAGACTTCTGCGACCGGGTGTGGCGCGGCCCCGAATGGCTGCGCCCCGCGGCCGGCGGACTGCTCCTGGGCGGGCTGCTGCTGGTGCTGCCGCAGATGTACGGCGTCGGCTACCCCGTCCTGCAGAACGCCGTCGAAGGCAAGTACCTGATCGGGTTCCTGCTGCTGTTGCTGGTGGGGAAGATCGTGGCGACGAGCCTGACGATCGGCATCGGCGGCTCCGGCGGGGTGTTCGCGCCGTCGCTGTTCATCGGGGCGATGGGCGGCACGGCGTTCGGGATCGTGGTGCACGCGTGGCTGCCGTCGCTGACCGCGTCACCCGGCGTGTACGGGCTGGTCGGGATGGGCGCGGCGTTCGCCGGTGCGGCCCGGGCGCCGATCACGGCGGTGATCGTGCTGTTCGAGCTGACCGGCCAGTACACGATCATCCTGCCGATGCTCACGGCGATCGTCATCGCCACCGCTACGAGCCGGACGTTGTCGCGGGACACGATCTACACGCTCAAGCTGCGCCGCCGCGGCGTCGACCTGGACCGGCACCCGCAGGAACGCCGGCTCGCCGCGACGACGGTCGAAGCGGTCGCCGAGCCGCTTCCTGGACCTCTTCCCGCCGGTACCTCGCTGGAGCGGGCCGCCCACGACCTCGCCGTGTCCGGCCACGGCATCCTGCCCGTGATCGACGAAGACGGCCGTTACCAGGGCTGTGTCACGGCGCAGGCCGTGGCCGAGGCGTTGGGGGACGACTACGACGGCACCGTGGGGAAGCTGGCCGAACTGCCGCCCCTGGTCACCTGCGAGACATCGCTCGCCGACGCGCTGACCGCCTTGGCGAACGCGCCGGGTACCGGTTTGCCGGTGCTCGACGGCGACCACCGGCTGACCGGCTGGCTCACGCACCAGGCGGTGCTCTCCGCGCTTTCCGGGCAGCACACACGGGCGTGA
- a CDS encoding TIGR03564 family F420-dependent LLM class oxidoreductase encodes MTIGAALPAGDLSGVANSVEELLAQTREAADAGLRSVWFSQLFDHDALTLAALAGREVPGLAVGTAVVPLYPRHPLHLAAQAQTAQAATGGRFTLGLGLGVQSLLEPAFGFEYPPPITSLRESLTVLRDIFGGRRPLFDGETLTACPPLPTAVPGGGDVPIVVAAMGTQALRVAGELADGTLPFLAGPRALAEHIVPTLTKAAADAGRPAPRVIAAVPAVVTDDPGPVRQIAAVHLGYYGDIPSYRRILDLEGAAHAADLALIGDERTVAAGLRRYFDAGATEIVLIQSGMRSARERLRTWRLAGSLTTRTP; translated from the coding sequence ATGACCATCGGTGCCGCCCTGCCCGCCGGCGACCTGTCCGGGGTCGCCAACAGCGTCGAGGAGTTGCTCGCCCAGACGCGGGAGGCCGCGGACGCCGGCCTGCGCTCGGTGTGGTTTTCCCAGCTGTTCGACCACGACGCGCTCACGCTCGCCGCCCTCGCCGGGCGCGAGGTGCCCGGCCTCGCCGTCGGCACCGCCGTGGTGCCCCTCTACCCGCGTCACCCCCTGCACCTCGCGGCCCAGGCGCAGACCGCGCAGGCGGCCACCGGCGGCCGGTTCACCCTCGGGCTCGGCCTGGGCGTGCAGAGCCTGCTGGAACCGGCGTTCGGCTTCGAATACCCGCCGCCGATCACGTCCTTGCGCGAGTCCCTGACCGTGCTGCGCGACATCTTCGGCGGCCGCCGCCCGCTGTTCGACGGCGAGACCCTCACCGCTTGCCCGCCCCTGCCGACGGCGGTACCGGGCGGCGGCGACGTCCCGATCGTCGTCGCCGCGATGGGGACGCAGGCGCTGCGCGTGGCGGGCGAGCTCGCGGACGGCACCCTCCCGTTCCTGGCCGGTCCGCGCGCGCTCGCGGAGCACATCGTGCCCACCCTGACCAAGGCCGCCGCCGACGCCGGCCGCCCGGCACCCCGCGTGATCGCCGCGGTCCCGGCGGTGGTCACCGACGACCCCGGCCCGGTCCGGCAGATCGCCGCGGTGCACCTGGGCTACTACGGCGACATCCCGTCGTACCGCCGGATCCTCGACCTGGAGGGCGCCGCCCACGCCGCCGACCTCGCCCTGATCGGCGACGAGCGGACGGTGGCGGCGGGCCTGCGCCGGTACTTCGACGCGGGCGCCACGGAGATCGTCCTCATCCAGTCCGGCATGCGATCCGCTCGCGAACGGCTGCGCACCTGGCGGTTGGCGGGATCACTGACCACCAGGACGCCCTGA
- a CDS encoding AfsR/SARP family transcriptional regulator produces MLGLLQVHGREPAVVTARRQQVVLALLLLNGNRVVPLEALLDALWGAAPPATARAQVQTCVSALRRALAKAGLGERISARGSGYCLDLAPGELDLHAFEALVARGRAARRPEEARAAFREALALWRGEPLTGIDSGVVRAHQVRIAQRRVEVLEDCLDAELELGLHREVVGEISVLTEEHPLRERFVLQLMTALHRCGRRVEALAAYRAVRRRFVDELGLEPGAALRELHQEILAGSGEAPAAGWVAPRMLPARLPYFTGRDRLLARLRRGLADDGPGAAVVTVLAGRGGVGKSAVAAEAAHRAAAAFPDGVLCARLAEEDAAEVLARFLHALGVPATDIPDELAGRAALYRGVLAGRRVLTVLEDVTSLSCVTPFVADARGCRLLVTTHARVASLPGVAVTELDVLDGAEGVELLSALVGEDRVSAELSDAVELVELCGGVPLAVTEAATHVAARPGRTLAQAVARLRAEDRRLGRLGAGVRAAVGRGLDELPAATRDLFARLALLPAGSWPGWSATALADLGPAEAADALEALVDARLVDVAGTRYRLPALTRLLALELLAAHPIEAQAAASRRLFGAWLHLADEARGTAAEGLPRTPVPSGPGDPHTWYDREHTGLLAAVRQAADAGEARYCAELALAVADLAGERRRYADWRESGETALRAVVPAGDRQAEAALERSLGELAVRESRFADAAGRITRALTAGEQAGGVSWDELVRQVLAGVDRARAAGTAEPVPLAPVSRLPEVGNRTASPRIALGRNQFDLAADRAQPDGAARSAGRAGHRRLPRPRPISWRRESDYPEEA; encoded by the coding sequence GTGCTGGGCCTGTTGCAGGTCCACGGCCGTGAGCCCGCCGTCGTGACCGCGCGCCGCCAGCAGGTGGTGCTCGCGTTGCTCCTGCTCAACGGCAACCGCGTGGTGCCGCTCGAGGCGCTGCTCGACGCGCTGTGGGGCGCCGCGCCGCCCGCGACGGCCCGGGCGCAGGTCCAGACCTGTGTGTCGGCCCTGCGCCGCGCGCTGGCGAAAGCCGGTCTGGGGGAACGGATCTCCGCGCGCGGCAGCGGTTACTGCCTCGACCTCGCGCCCGGAGAACTGGACCTGCACGCGTTCGAGGCGCTGGTGGCGCGCGGCCGGGCCGCGCGGCGGCCGGAGGAAGCGCGCGCAGCGTTCCGCGAAGCGCTGGCGCTGTGGCGCGGGGAACCGCTCACCGGTATCGACAGCGGGGTCGTGCGCGCCCACCAGGTCCGCATCGCGCAGCGGCGCGTGGAGGTGCTCGAGGACTGCCTCGACGCCGAGCTGGAGCTGGGCCTGCACCGCGAGGTCGTCGGGGAGATCTCGGTGCTGACCGAGGAACATCCGCTGCGCGAGCGGTTCGTGCTGCAGCTGATGACCGCGCTGCACCGCTGCGGCCGCCGGGTCGAGGCGCTCGCGGCCTACCGGGCGGTGCGCCGTCGCTTCGTCGACGAACTGGGCCTGGAGCCCGGCGCTGCGCTGCGCGAGCTGCACCAGGAGATTCTCGCCGGTTCGGGCGAGGCGCCCGCGGCCGGCTGGGTGGCCCCGCGGATGCTGCCCGCACGCCTGCCGTACTTCACCGGCCGCGACCGCCTGCTGGCCCGGCTGCGGCGCGGCCTCGCCGACGACGGTCCCGGCGCCGCGGTGGTCACCGTCCTCGCCGGCCGCGGCGGGGTCGGCAAGTCCGCCGTGGCGGCGGAGGCCGCGCACCGTGCCGCGGCCGCCTTCCCGGACGGGGTGCTCTGCGCGCGCCTGGCCGAAGAGGACGCCGCCGAGGTGCTGGCGCGGTTCCTGCACGCACTCGGCGTCCCCGCGACCGACATCCCCGACGAGCTGGCCGGCCGCGCCGCGCTGTACCGCGGGGTGCTCGCCGGACGCCGGGTCCTGACCGTGCTGGAGGACGTCACGAGCCTGTCGTGCGTCACGCCGTTCGTCGCGGACGCCCGGGGCTGCCGGCTGCTCGTCACCACCCACGCCCGCGTCGCGTCGCTGCCCGGCGTGGCCGTGACCGAGCTCGACGTGCTGGACGGCGCTGAGGGCGTCGAGCTGCTGTCGGCCCTCGTCGGCGAGGACCGCGTGTCCGCCGAGCTGTCCGACGCGGTCGAGCTGGTCGAGCTGTGTGGCGGGGTGCCGCTGGCTGTGACCGAGGCGGCCACGCACGTCGCGGCCCGGCCCGGCCGCACGCTGGCCCAGGCCGTCGCGCGGCTGCGGGCCGAGGACCGTCGGCTCGGCCGGCTCGGGGCGGGCGTCCGCGCCGCCGTCGGGCGCGGCCTCGACGAGCTGCCCGCGGCGACCCGGGACCTGTTCGCCCGGCTGGCTCTGCTTCCCGCCGGCAGCTGGCCGGGGTGGTCCGCGACGGCGCTCGCGGACCTCGGCCCGGCCGAAGCCGCCGACGCGCTGGAAGCCCTCGTCGACGCCCGCCTCGTCGACGTGGCCGGCACCCGCTACCGGCTGCCCGCGCTCACCCGGCTGCTCGCACTCGAACTGCTTGCGGCGCACCCGATCGAGGCACAGGCGGCCGCGTCACGACGACTCTTCGGCGCATGGCTGCACCTGGCCGACGAAGCCCGGGGTACCGCGGCCGAGGGGCTGCCGCGGACACCGGTGCCGTCCGGCCCCGGCGACCCGCACACCTGGTACGACCGCGAACACACCGGCCTGCTGGCCGCGGTGCGTCAAGCCGCCGACGCCGGCGAAGCCCGCTACTGCGCCGAACTCGCGCTGGCGGTGGCCGACCTGGCCGGCGAACGCCGCCGGTACGCGGACTGGCGCGAAAGCGGGGAAACGGCGTTGCGCGCGGTGGTCCCGGCGGGCGACCGGCAGGCCGAAGCCGCGCTCGAACGCTCGCTCGGCGAGCTCGCCGTCCGGGAGAGCCGGTTCGCCGACGCGGCAGGCCGCATCACCCGCGCGCTCACCGCCGGCGAGCAGGCCGGCGGCGTGAGCTGGGACGAACTGGTCCGCCAGGTGCTCGCCGGGGTCGACCGCGCCCGCGCGGCCGGCACCGCCGAGCCGGTGCCGCTCGCCCCGGTGTCCCGGCTGCCGGAGGTCGGCAACCGCACGGCGTCGCCGCGCATCGCGTTGGGGCGCAATCAGTTCGACCTGGCGGCCGACCGCGCCCAGCCCGACGGTGCGGCCCGGTCGGCGGGGCGCGCCGGGCACCGCCGCCTGCCGCGTCCGCGCCCGATCTCGTGGCGACGTGAGTCCGATTACCCCGAAGAAGCCTGA
- a CDS encoding pyridoxal-dependent decarboxylase, exosortase A system-associated — protein MANTTEAAAPFGRAGGVLTVGGVPVDRLAARVGTTPFFAYDRSLVTTRVERVRDALPDGVELSYAVKANPMPALLHHLSGLVDGLDVASAGELRQALDTTVPPERISFAGPGKTAAELARAVAAGVTVELESTTELARVREAGDRLGLTPRVALRVNPDFAVRGSGMRLGGGPQQFGIDAERVPAVLAEVGAAGLDFRGFHVFAGSQNLRAESLCEAQRATVDLVLQLAEAAPGPVRSVNLGGGFGIPYTARDTALDLDEVGENLAKLLDVSLRPALPEARVVIELGRYLVGEAGVYLTRVVDRKVSRGTTFLVVDGGLHHQLAASGNFGQAIRRNYPLALASAPGGPEETVTVVGCLCTPLDLLGDRVSLPGAAIGDLIAIFQAGAYGLTASPTAFLGHPAPPEVLV, from the coding sequence ATGGCGAACACGACGGAAGCCGCGGCGCCGTTCGGCCGCGCCGGCGGTGTGCTCACCGTGGGCGGCGTGCCCGTGGACCGGCTCGCGGCGCGGGTCGGCACCACCCCCTTCTTCGCCTACGACCGCTCGCTCGTCACCACCCGCGTCGAGCGGGTCCGGGACGCGCTGCCCGACGGCGTCGAACTGAGCTACGCGGTCAAGGCCAACCCCATGCCCGCGCTGCTGCACCACCTCAGCGGCCTCGTCGACGGCCTCGACGTCGCTTCGGCCGGTGAGCTGCGGCAGGCGCTCGACACGACCGTCCCGCCGGAGCGGATCAGCTTCGCCGGGCCCGGCAAGACCGCGGCCGAGCTGGCCCGCGCGGTCGCCGCCGGGGTCACGGTCGAACTGGAGTCCACCACCGAGCTGGCCCGCGTGCGGGAGGCCGGCGACCGCCTCGGCCTGACCCCGCGCGTGGCGCTGCGGGTGAACCCCGACTTCGCCGTGCGCGGGTCCGGCATGCGTCTGGGCGGCGGTCCGCAGCAGTTCGGCATCGACGCCGAGCGCGTGCCGGCCGTGCTCGCCGAGGTCGGCGCCGCGGGACTCGATTTTCGGGGCTTCCACGTCTTCGCCGGCTCCCAAAACCTGCGCGCCGAAAGCCTCTGCGAGGCCCAGCGCGCGACCGTTGACCTCGTGCTGCAGCTCGCGGAGGCGGCACCCGGCCCGGTGCGGTCGGTGAACCTGGGCGGCGGCTTCGGCATTCCCTACACCGCCCGCGACACCGCTCTGGACCTCGACGAGGTCGGCGAGAACCTGGCGAAGCTGCTGGACGTCTCGCTGCGGCCGGCGCTCCCCGAGGCGCGCGTGGTGATCGAGCTCGGCCGCTACCTCGTCGGGGAGGCCGGGGTGTACCTCACCCGCGTGGTCGACCGGAAGGTCTCGCGCGGCACGACGTTCCTCGTCGTCGACGGCGGCCTGCACCACCAGCTGGCCGCGTCCGGCAACTTCGGCCAGGCCATCCGCCGCAACTACCCGCTCGCCCTCGCGTCCGCACCCGGCGGTCCCGAAGAGACGGTCACGGTGGTCGGCTGCCTGTGCACCCCGCTCGACCTGCTCGGCGACCGCGTTTCCCTGCCGGGTGCGGCGATCGGCGACCTGATCGCGATCTTCCAGGCCGGCGCGTACGGCCTGACCGCCAGCCCCACCGCCTTCCTCGGGCACCCGGCGCCGCCCGAAGTCCTCGTCTGA